AGGGCGGCATATTTTGCTGACCCAACCTTTTTCCGGGTATTTTCTTTTCCTCTTCTTGCGGGCGATACAGCAACGGCGCTCAACCGGCCGGACGGATTACTTTTGACCGAGCGAACGGCAAGGAAATATTTCGGTTCGGTGGATGTGCTTGGGAAGACTCTGCGGATGAACGACAAACAAAATTTCACCGTCTCGGGAGTGTTGCAGGACATACCTGCCAACTCCCATTTGCAATTCGATGTCCTTATGCCAATGCCGGGCCGGGATTCGAACATGATCAAAGGAGAATGGCAGAGTCTCGGTTTTTACACTTATGTGCTGCTGAAAAAAGATGTGCGGCGAACTGCTGCATCGATCGGAAAGATCGACGGATTTATCAACGATATTTATAAGAAGGCTGCACCGGACTTCCTTGCAACGTTTCGTCTCCAGCCATTACTGGATGTGCATTTGCATTCTTCCGACCTTATCCTTGATATGGAGGGCCATGGAAACATGCAATATGTGAATATTTTTACGGTGATCGCAATTTTCATCTTACTGGTGGCCTGTATCAATTTCATAAATCTTGCTACCGCCCGCTCAACCCGAAGAGCGAAGGAAATAGGCCTCCGGAAAGTGATCGGAGCGCTGCGGATGCAATTAGTCTGGCAATTCCTCACGGAATCCATCCTCATTACTTTTTTTGCCATTCTCCTGGCCATTGGGATCGTACTGCTTGTCCTGCCGGTTTCCGACAGTCTTTTCGGAAAGCATCTGAACATTGGATTTGGGTACGGCAGGCTCCTGACCGGACTCGTATGCCTGTTCCTTCTTACAAGCCTGGTTTCGGGCTCCTATCCCGCTCTTTTCCTTTCTTCCTTCAAGCCTGTTAAGGTATTGAAGGGAGGGCCGGTGAAACAAGGGAAGAACAGCATTTTGTTACGCAATATGCTGGTTGTCGTGCAGTTTACAGTTTCCGTTCTACTGATCGTTGCAACGACTATTATTTATAATCAGTTGCATTACATGCGGCACAGGGATCTTGGTTATGACAAGGAAAACCTGGTATATATGCCGCTGAAGGGAGTGTTGAGTCAAAAGATTCCATCCTTGCGCGCTGTGGTGAAGGATAATGGTCAACCCGGTAATTCCACGTTCGTTTCGGAATTACCGATTGAACCTCTTTCGGGCACCGTTGGTGTAGTATGGGACGGCAAGTCGTCAGATGCCTGGCCCATGTTCTCCGCAATAGGAGTGGATGAGAACTTTCTTAATGTTTTTAAGGTTCATCTGCTTTCCGGAAGATGGTTCTCTTCAACATATGGTACCGATTCACTCAATTATGTCATCAATGAAAAGGCCCTGCATCTGATGGGGTTTGATGCAGGGACGGCAATCGGGCAGCCCTTATCGGTATGGGGACATAAGGGGACCATCATCGGTATAGTGAAAGATTTTAACTTCAAGCCCTTGCAACAGCCTATCGAGCCTTTAGTGATGCTCGGCTCGAATACGCGTATAGGCTATTTGGTGACGAGGGCGAAGCCCGGTGCGATTGCGGGAGTCATCGACAACATGAAAAGGTTATGGATGCAATACAATGCCTCCTACGATTTTGAATATGGATTTATTGATCAGGATCTTGCTAAACGATATGATGCCGAACAACGTCTGGAAATGATCTTCAATTTTTCGGCGCTCCTGGCTATTTTCATCTCCTGTCTTGGCCTTATCGGACTCGCCGCTTTCATTGCGGAACAGCGTACAAAGGAAGTGGGTATCCGAAAAGTACTGGGGGCGTCTGTTAGCGGTATCCTTTTCCTGGTGAGTAAGAACTTTTTGTGGTTGGTATTACTTGCTGCTGTCATTGCTACTCCTCTGGCATGGTATGGTATGAATAAATGGTTGGATTCCTATGCTTTCCGGATCAATATTTCCTGGTGGATATTTCCGGCAGCCGGCCTGATCGTTTTATTGATCACGCTTTGTACGATCAGTTTCCACTCGATCAGGACGGCGATGGTCAATCCGGTGAAGAGTCTACGAACGGAATAAAGTCATTTTTGTAAGATGAAATCATTTCTTTCTGGCCATACTTGCCGGGAAAGTAGTGGCTTTTAACTTTAATGTTTCGTAGAATCCACTGCCTTCTTCTTCCCGAACAAACTATTCAGTGTATTCTTCATCGTTTCTCCGGCTTGTTTGCCAACATTCTCCAGTGGTTTACCAGTAGCCGCGGAGTCTTTTTTACCGGCGAGCTGGTTTTTCAGTTCGTTTGTCAGTTGGTTAACGGCGTTGTTTTTAAGTTGGTTCAGACTGTCTTTTACAGTGTGTTTTACCGTATCTATTTTGTTTTTCACCAGCTCTGTGGCTTGTGTTTTCAGGTTATTGGCGCTTTCACGCAGATCTGTTTTCAGGTTAGGTTTCAGGATGTTTCCACCCAGTAATACCTGCAGATGCACACTGTCGCCGATGTTGACCGGGATGCCTTTGGCCTGCGCCTGAGAGGCGAGGTTATTGACGAGGTTGTTACCTGCGCTGCCCATCATGCTGCGGGGCAGGGCCAGTTGCAGCGTGTAATCGAGCGATTGATCGAAGCCGTGAGAGCCTGCAATATCCATGCGTACACCGTTTACGGTTACCTTGAATGGATTTACTTTTACGCGTCCGTTTTCAAAGGCGAAATAGTTCTTGATATCGCGCAGGGATATATCTTTCAACTGAGCGATATTAAGTGAGTTGGCCAGTTGATCTACCGGCGCGAACTCCTTCAGGAAGCCCTGGATGAGGAGGAGATTCCCTTCACCGGTCAGGGTATTCAGTTCGGGCGACATATCCTTACCCAGCTTGCCATGCATGCTCAACTGCGAGGTGATTTTTCCGGAAAGGAATTTACCGATCGGCATCAGCTTTTGTACTGTGTTGAATGTATTGAATGTTTGTTGTACATCCAGGTTCTGCACATTGTAAGTCAGGTTGATGTCGGGATTTATTTTGCTGGCTTTGGTGCTGTAGCTGCCGTTAATTTCCATGGTACCCTGCAGCGCGTTGGCTTTCAGCTGTTGCATGGTAACAGTTTCATCTTTGATGGCCAGGTTACCGGAAACATTGGTAAGATCAGCTTTGGCATAGTGTACCTTGTCTACATTCGCCTGCAGGCCAAGATTCAGGTTAGCAGGTACTGCAAACGGTATGGCGGCAGCCGAGTCTGTCTTCGCTTTTTCAGGTGTTGTACCGGTGTTGCTGGTATTGGTGCCCATCCACTTGTCGAGGTCGATGTTATCAGCTTTAACAGTCATGTGCCCATCCAGCGGCGCATTTTTAAACGTATAGGCGAGCAGGTTATTCACCTCTCCGTTAGCCTGGAAGTTGGTACCGAGATACTGGCCGTTAAGATCTTTTACGGTTACATTCTTTGGATTGAACTGCAGAGCGAGATTATTCACTTTTACGCCGTCGGGATAGTCTTTGCTTTTATAAAGCATGTTGCTCAGCTGTAATGTACCTGCTGCGTAGAATTTATCGTACTGTTGCTTTTCGATGGCACTCATATTACCCTTCGCGCTGATATCGGCATCCAGCAAGCCTGTCAGGTTGGTACCGGATGTCAGTTTCACGAACTGGGTGATCTTCGACAAATCGAGTTTTCCTTTTGCAGCACCATCGAGGTACATATCAGAAACAGGCGTCTTTATCAGCAGTCGCAAATCCAGCGGAGTATTATCCATTTCGAGATGACCGGTGGGGATATCCACCACTGTATGATCGGGTACGCCATCGGGGTTACTGATTTTCATTGCAATCTGGATATTTTTAACTGGTTTCGGCAGATCGGGGTATTGGAAGAAACCATCTTTTACAGAAAGATCCAATCCGAACGAAGGCATCTGTTTGGGAGAGTAATTGCCTTTGACGAATCCGCTGAAAGCAGCGGTGCCACTGGTTTTTATTTTATCGAAATCAGTTTTATACACAGTTGGAACCAGTGAAAGCAGATCCTTGAAATTAGTAGACGGAGCTTTGAAGCCCAGGTCCATTCCGTAGGTAGAATCGTTGATCAGTTTGAAAGATCCCTGTAATGCCAGTTGCAGGTTGTTAAGTACAGCTTTGGCGTCTTTTATCGTATAGGTTTTACTGTTATTATCGATTTGTATGCCGGCATCGAGTTTGGCTTTTACCTGTGAGAGGTAGGGGACCAGGCCATAGCGGAAAGTAATGCCTTCCGCGTTGGTGCTGGTTTGTAACAGGAACTGATCCTGTGTGAAATCACCTTTTCCTTCATGATCCAGGCCGCTGATCTGCAATGCCATATTACCCTGACGATCGTCGTAGCTGATCCAGGCATCCTCAATTTTATATTGTTGCAGGCTGAGTGCAAAGGTGGTTTTACTGGTATCTGCAGGCTTAGCTGCTGCAGTATCCGGTTTCATGATATTCCAGTTAGCTGCGCCATCTTTATTCACTATGGCGTGTATCCGTGGATGTGATAGCGCTATGTTGTAGATGTCTATCTTACCTCCCTTTATAACACTCATCAGGTTAAGGGCCACATCAATCTGTTTTACAGCAATCAGGGTATCAGCTTCAAATGCACCGGTACCAGTTACCTGCAGGTCTTCCAGGCCCACTGCAAGGCGAGGAAAGTGACGAAACAGGCTGATATCCACATCTTTAAAATCAACTTTAGCCAGTAAACGGTTGTTCAGTTCCGTTTTAACCTTTGCCATTATTTTGTCTTTGAAGAAATAGGGTATAGCAAATGCTGCCAGTATCAGTACTAACAAAGCAATGCCCACAAATTTCAGGAGCTTTTTGAGCATACGTTATTATTAATTTTAAAGTGAAGATAAGCATATTGTTTATTACAAGCTAGCGATCCCCCTCAGAACCAACTCTGGACTATTTTGTACTTTTGCCGCAATATTCAGATTATGACACCAGAAAGAAGGGAAAGGCTACTCGCTGTACTGAGCAAGAGACAGGCCAATTTAACGGTTGTGATGGAAGATGTGCAGGATCCCCATAACGTAGCAGCTGTCATGCGTACCTGCGATGCAGTGGGTATACAGGATATTTATATTATTACCACCAAGGCGCCCCGGAAGAAAAAATGGGGTCATCGTAGCAGTAGCAGTGCGGAACGCTGGCTAACGGTACATCAATTCGATAATGTGGCCGAATGTGTAGCGGTGCTGCGTAAGCAATACAACAAGATCCTGACTACACATCTGTCGTCCGATGCCAGAGCTTTATATGATATAGATTTCAGTGGTTCTGTGGCACTTGTGTTTGGTAATGAGCAGGAGGGGGTGAGTGAAGAGATCCGGAACCTGGCAGATGGCAACTTTATTATTCCCCAGATGGGAATTATCCGTTCCCTGAATATTTCTGTGGCCTGTGCTGTGAGTATCTACGAAGCTATGCGGCAGAAAATGAATGCCGGGCATTACGAAAAAACCGGTTTGCCGGAAGCGCAATACAACAGCTTGTTGGAAGAATGGGGATTCCGGGAGGAGGATTTATAACAATTATTTTATCTGCGGGATAATGAGTACCGCAGATAAAATAATCTGTTTCTACATCTTTTATACGTTTAATATTTCTACTTCTTCCGGAATTATAAAAAATAAAGTACAACCCGTTTTTGTTGTAACCGAATGTTTAAAACCTGGCGGCGTGTATAAATAATCACCTGCAGACAAGCTGGCTCCTTCTACTATCACATCTCCACTCAATACATAAATTTGTTCTCCGGCAGGATGATTGTGATAAGGATAAGCCGCCCCAGGTTCAAACCTGAGTAAAATAGTAGTGGACCTGCCCTTTTCGTTGTCATACAAAAGTGAAATCACAGATATACCTTCGTAGTGAATACCTTTTTCAATCAAGGGTTGCCATTGTTTTTCTCCATTTCGAACAATATAATCGTTGATGTTGGTGGATGGTTGCATATATATAATTTTAGTGGTTAAGAATTAAATCGATGCTCCATTTGGAAGCAGGCAGGGTGGCTAGTAAGAAAGCGGCTGCACTAACAGCAAATACCGAATAATCCAGCGGTTCCTTTATTCCAAAAGAATAGCTCATGGCTATAGCAAACAGCAGGGTCAGCACACCAGTACCTGATGCTGCATATTTTGTTTTAAATCCGATGAGCAAAAGAATAGCCAGTGTAATTTCCAGGAGGGTGCTTGCAACGGCAAGTGTGGGGATGATACTTTTAGGTGCGAACGAATTTACCTGCGCCGTATAGTCTAAGAAACTGTTCCATCCGGATGATTTTTTGCCCCACAAGCCCAGGCGGCTGGCCACAGCCGATAAAAAGCCACCCGCCAGTGATAGTCTTAAAAACAGAGATGCGATTTCCTGATTCATTGCCTTGTTTTTTATACTACAAAGATCAGTTTACAGGCTCGCTCAGGGAATAGACAATGTCCGGAAAAGCATGTAATATTTACCTGGCAGTATTCCCGCCTGGTTTATAATACATCAATCGTTGGGTGTGTGCAGCATCTCTTTATACTGCTTGGGAGAAACGTTTGCCTGCTTTTTGAAGAAATTGGAAAAGTAAAACGGATCGTTAAAGCCCAGCCTGTATGCCACTTCTTTTACGGAAAGGTTTTCATACGTAAGCAGCCGCTTGGCCTCGGATGCCACAAGCCCGTATATGACGTTCTGTGCAGTTTTACCGGCATGCAGTTTTGCCAGCTCGTTCAGCTTAGCCTCCGTAGTGCCCAATATACCGGCAAATTGCACCACGGTATAATTTTTTTCAAAGTTGTTGCGTACCGCTTCTAAAAATTTCAGAAACAAAGCATCCGGCTTCCAGATTTCATCGCCCCTTTCCACTTTTGCCCGGTTAATGGCCACCAAAATTAATTCAACACGGCTATGCAGGGATATCAGATACTGATAAGGCTTGTGTATTAATTCTTCGCCAATTAAATGAAGTTGTTCTTCGATAATATTTTTATTAACAGGGATTACTTCATTCATGGCAAAATGACAAAAAAGCCCGTTGTGAAATATCAGCTCAATATCCTTGTCATCTTTACAAAAGAAACTCAGGGTAAACTCCAGCACATCACCTGCTGCTTTGCTGTTTTCAACAATATGGTGTATTTGCCCCGAAGTAATGGTAACCACATCTCCGCTGTTTAGCACGAAAGGCCGGTTATCAATATCCATTGTCAGGCTCCCTGTCTTGCAATATACCAGGACATATTTCATCACACGGCGGGGTTGCAATAATTCGGGCGCATTGCTTATCTTCTTTACCGTGATCATAAATGTAGTGTTATGTTATACCATATAAAGGTACTTATCTCATTATTACAAATAAAAAATCCCTGGCGGTTCCGCCAGGGATTTTTAGTATTATACTTACATAGCCCTTATGCACTGCAGGTAACGCAACCTTCTTCCATTGTACATACCGCGCCCACCACAATTTCTTCTTCCACAACACTATTGCCGCTTTGGCCAACCACTGGCTGGATCTGATGACCGGCTTGTTTTTCCACGGTGAACTGTACCGCCTGGGTAGCAGCCTGCGTACGCAGATAGTACATGCCTGTTTTCAGACCTTTCTTCCAGGCGTAGAAATGCATGGAGGTCAGCTTACCGGTAGTAGGCGTATCTACAAACAGGTTGAGTGATTGTGACTGGCAGATAAATGCACCGCGGTCGGCAGCCATATCTATCAGGTTACGTTGTTTGATCTCCCATACTGTTTTATACAATTCTTTGATATTAGCAGGGATTTCGTTAATGTTCTGGATAGAACCATTATGAGAAATGATCTTTGTTTTCATATCATTATCCCACAGGCCTAGTTCCACCAGATCTTTCAGGAGGTGTTTGTTCACTACCACAAATTCACCACTCAGCACACGGCGGGTGTAGATGTTGGAAGTATATGGTTCAAAGCACTCGTTATTACCGAGGATCTGAGAGGTAGAAGCAGTAGGCATTGGCGCCAGCAGCAGTGAGTTGCGGAGGCCGCCTTCGATGATGGATTGCTTCAGTGTATCCCAATCCCAGCGGGAAGAAGGTGTTACATCCCACATATCGAACTGAAGGATACCTTTGGAAGCAGGAGAGCCCGGGAATGTTTCGTAGGCGCCCTCAGCTTTTGCCAAAGCGTTGGAAGCAGAAAGGCCTGCGAAATAAATGGTTTCAAATATTTCCTTGTTCAGCTGTTTAGCCTCATCGCTTTCGAAAGGGTAACGCATAAGGATAAACGCATCTGCAAGGCCCTGAACGCCCAGTCCAACAGGACGGTGGCGCATATTGCTGCGTCTTGCTTCTTCTACCGGATAGTAGTTATTATCAATGATCTTGTTCAGATTCAGTGTCACCTGGTAGGTGACATCAAATAATTTCTGGTGGTCGAATTTACCATCAATTACAAACCTGGGCAGCGCGAGGGAAGCAAGGTTACATACCGCTACTTCATTTGAATCGGTATACTCGATGATTTCTGTGCAGAGGTTGGAGCTCTTGATAGTACCGAGGTTCTGCTGATTAGATTTGCGGTTGGCAGAATCTTTATACAGCAGGTAAGGGTTACCGGTTTCGATCTGTGCATCGAGGATGGCGAACCAAAGATCCTGCGCCTTCACGGTTTTGCGGGCACGGCCTTCCTGTTCGTACTGGATGAACTTTTGCTCGAACTCTTCACCCCAGCATTCGTGCAGTCCGGGTGCTTCATGCGGACAGAACAGCGACCAGTCGCCGTTTGATTCCACGCGTTTCATGAACAGATCCGGTACCCAGAGTGCATAAAACAGATCGCGTGCGCGCATTTCCTCTTTACCGTGGTTCTTGCGCAGATCCAGGAATTCGAAGATATCGGCATGCCATGGTTCGAGGTAGATGGCAAAAGCGCCTTTGCGTTTGCCACCGCCCTGATCCACATAGCGGGCAGTATCGTTAAATACGCGCAGCATCGGGATGATACCATTGGAAGTACCGTTGGTGCCGCTGATATAAGAACCCGTAGCGCGGATATTGTGGATGCTCAAACCAATACCACCTGCGCTCTGGGAAATTTTCGCTGTTTGTTTCAGGGTATCGTAAATACCTTCGATGCTATCGTCCTGCATGGTGAGCAGGAAGCAGGATGACATCTGCGGTTTAGGTGTACCTGCATTGAACAGCGTTGGTGTAGCGTGTGTAAACCAGCGCTCGCTCATGAGGTTATATGTTTTGATCGCAGATTCAATATCTTCTTTATGGATACCTACAGATACGCGCATGAGCATATGCTGAGGGCGTTCCTGTACTTTACCGTCTGTTTTCAGCAGGTAAGAACGTTCCAGTGTTTTGAAACCGAAATAGTCGAATGCAAAGTCGCGGTCGTAGATAATGCTGGAATCCAGGATCTCAGCATTCTTACGGATGATCTCATACACGTCGTCAGACAGCAGTGCTGCTGACTTACCGGTTTTAGGATCGATATATTCATACAGTTTCTTCATCGTTTTGGAAAACGACTTGATTGTATTTTTATGCAGATTGCTCACTGCGATGCGGGACGCCAGCAGGGCATAATCCGGATGTTTAGTCGTAAGGGAGGCAGCTGTTTCAGCAGCCAGGTTGTCGAGCTCACTGGTAGTTACCCCGTCATATAAGCCCAGGATCACTTTCTTCGCTACATCAATGGCGTCAACATATTCAGTATTGAAGCCGTAGCACAGCTTCTCAATACGGGCAGTGATCTTGTCGAATTTCACTGCTTCTTTTCTTCCATCTCTTTTAATTACGAACATGGATTGGAAAGTTTAATGTTTAGCAGGCGGAACGTTAGCCCCGCCGGCCAAAAGAGGTTAGTAAATAGTATTTGTTCGTCTTTGCAGGTTTAAACCGCTGCGATTAAAAATCTTCTTCCAGGCTGAAAGTCTGGGCTTCTTTTGTGCCGCCCATTACACCCGATTTCTGGTAATCACCCACACGTTTCTCAAAGAAGTTAGTCTTACCCTGGAGTGAGATCATTTCCATGAAGTCAAAGGGATTCGACGCGTTGAATATCTTGCGATAGCCTAATTCGCTGATCCATCTGTCGGCAACAAATTCGATGTATTGCGACATCAGCTCAGCATTCATACCGATCAGGGCAACCGGCAGGGCTTCAGTAATGAATTCTTTTTCATAAGACACGGCATCACGGATGATGGTGTGTACCTGTTCTTCACTCAGTTTGTTTTCCAGCATGCTGTAAAGCAGGCAGGCAAATTCG
The genomic region above belongs to Chitinophaga sp. 180180018-3 and contains:
- a CDS encoding cupin domain-containing protein, which translates into the protein MQPSTNINDYIVRNGEKQWQPLIEKGIHYEGISVISLLYDNEKGRSTTILLRFEPGAAYPYHNHPAGEQIYVLSGDVIVEGASLSAGDYLYTPPGFKHSVTTKTGCTLFFIIPEEVEILNV
- a CDS encoding DoxX family membrane protein, producing the protein MNQEIASLFLRLSLAGGFLSAVASRLGLWGKKSSGWNSFLDYTAQVNSFAPKSIIPTLAVASTLLEITLAILLLIGFKTKYAASGTGVLTLLFAIAMSYSFGIKEPLDYSVFAVSAAAFLLATLPASKWSIDLILNH
- a CDS encoding ABC transporter permease, whose translation is MFKNHFKVAIRNLLKNKGLFLINISGLALGIACSLLILLWVQNERSYDRFHEHASEIYRVIADDRGQKYPLSGARLAAAMEAQIPSIQTTVRLKPNSSALFEAGNRKFEERAAYFADPTFFRVFSFPLLAGDTATALNRPDGLLLTERTARKYFGSVDVLGKTLRMNDKQNFTVSGVLQDIPANSHLQFDVLMPMPGRDSNMIKGEWQSLGFYTYVLLKKDVRRTAASIGKIDGFINDIYKKAAPDFLATFRLQPLLDVHLHSSDLILDMEGHGNMQYVNIFTVIAIFILLVACINFINLATARSTRRAKEIGLRKVIGALRMQLVWQFLTESILITFFAILLAIGIVLLVLPVSDSLFGKHLNIGFGYGRLLTGLVCLFLLTSLVSGSYPALFLSSFKPVKVLKGGPVKQGKNSILLRNMLVVVQFTVSVLLIVATTIIYNQLHYMRHRDLGYDKENLVYMPLKGVLSQKIPSLRAVVKDNGQPGNSTFVSELPIEPLSGTVGVVWDGKSSDAWPMFSAIGVDENFLNVFKVHLLSGRWFSSTYGTDSLNYVINEKALHLMGFDAGTAIGQPLSVWGHKGTIIGIVKDFNFKPLQQPIEPLVMLGSNTRIGYLVTRAKPGAIAGVIDNMKRLWMQYNASYDFEYGFIDQDLAKRYDAEQRLEMIFNFSALLAIFISCLGLIGLAAFIAEQRTKEVGIRKVLGASVSGILFLVSKNFLWLVLLAAVIATPLAWYGMNKWLDSYAFRINISWWIFPAAGLIVLLITLCTISFHSIRTAMVNPVKSLRTE
- a CDS encoding AsmA-like C-terminal region-containing protein is translated as MLKKLLKFVGIALLVLILAAFAIPYFFKDKIMAKVKTELNNRLLAKVDFKDVDISLFRHFPRLAVGLEDLQVTGTGAFEADTLIAVKQIDVALNLMSVIKGGKIDIYNIALSHPRIHAIVNKDGAANWNIMKPDTAAAKPADTSKTTFALSLQQYKIEDAWISYDDRQGNMALQISGLDHEGKGDFTQDQFLLQTSTNAEGITFRYGLVPYLSQVKAKLDAGIQIDNNSKTYTIKDAKAVLNNLQLALQGSFKLINDSTYGMDLGFKAPSTNFKDLLSLVPTVYKTDFDKIKTSGTAAFSGFVKGNYSPKQMPSFGLDLSVKDGFFQYPDLPKPVKNIQIAMKISNPDGVPDHTVVDIPTGHLEMDNTPLDLRLLIKTPVSDMYLDGAAKGKLDLSKITQFVKLTSGTNLTGLLDADISAKGNMSAIEKQQYDKFYAAGTLQLSNMLYKSKDYPDGVKVNNLALQFNPKNVTVKDLNGQYLGTNFQANGEVNNLLAYTFKNAPLDGHMTVKADNIDLDKWMGTNTSNTGTTPEKAKTDSAAAIPFAVPANLNLGLQANVDKVHYAKADLTNVSGNLAIKDETVTMQQLKANALQGTMEINGSYSTKASKINPDINLTYNVQNLDVQQTFNTFNTVQKLMPIGKFLSGKITSQLSMHGKLGKDMSPELNTLTGEGNLLLIQGFLKEFAPVDQLANSLNIAQLKDISLRDIKNYFAFENGRVKVNPFKVTVNGVRMDIAGSHGFDQSLDYTLQLALPRSMMGSAGNNLVNNLASQAQAKGIPVNIGDSVHLQVLLGGNILKPNLKTDLRESANNLKTQATELVKNKIDTVKHTVKDSLNQLKNNAVNQLTNELKNQLAGKKDSAATGKPLENVGKQAGETMKNTLNSLFGKKKAVDSTKH
- a CDS encoding AraC family transcriptional regulator, which translates into the protein MITVKKISNAPELLQPRRVMKYVLVYCKTGSLTMDIDNRPFVLNSGDVVTITSGQIHHIVENSKAAGDVLEFTLSFFCKDDKDIELIFHNGLFCHFAMNEVIPVNKNIIEEQLHLIGEELIHKPYQYLISLHSRVELILVAINRAKVERGDEIWKPDALFLKFLEAVRNNFEKNYTVVQFAGILGTTEAKLNELAKLHAGKTAQNVIYGLVASEAKRLLTYENLSVKEVAYRLGFNDPFYFSNFFKKQANVSPKQYKEMLHTPND
- a CDS encoding RNA methyltransferase; amino-acid sequence: MTPERRERLLAVLSKRQANLTVVMEDVQDPHNVAAVMRTCDAVGIQDIYIITTKAPRKKKWGHRSSSSAERWLTVHQFDNVAECVAVLRKQYNKILTTHLSSDARALYDIDFSGSVALVFGNEQEGVSEEIRNLADGNFIIPQMGIIRSLNISVACAVSIYEAMRQKMNAGHYEKTGLPEAQYNSLLEEWGFREEDL
- a CDS encoding ribonucleoside-diphosphate reductase subunit alpha encodes the protein MFVIKRDGRKEAVKFDKITARIEKLCYGFNTEYVDAIDVAKKVILGLYDGVTTSELDNLAAETAASLTTKHPDYALLASRIAVSNLHKNTIKSFSKTMKKLYEYIDPKTGKSAALLSDDVYEIIRKNAEILDSSIIYDRDFAFDYFGFKTLERSYLLKTDGKVQERPQHMLMRVSVGIHKEDIESAIKTYNLMSERWFTHATPTLFNAGTPKPQMSSCFLLTMQDDSIEGIYDTLKQTAKISQSAGGIGLSIHNIRATGSYISGTNGTSNGIIPMLRVFNDTARYVDQGGGKRKGAFAIYLEPWHADIFEFLDLRKNHGKEEMRARDLFYALWVPDLFMKRVESNGDWSLFCPHEAPGLHECWGEEFEQKFIQYEQEGRARKTVKAQDLWFAILDAQIETGNPYLLYKDSANRKSNQQNLGTIKSSNLCTEIIEYTDSNEVAVCNLASLALPRFVIDGKFDHQKLFDVTYQVTLNLNKIIDNNYYPVEEARRSNMRHRPVGLGVQGLADAFILMRYPFESDEAKQLNKEIFETIYFAGLSASNALAKAEGAYETFPGSPASKGILQFDMWDVTPSSRWDWDTLKQSIIEGGLRNSLLLAPMPTASTSQILGNNECFEPYTSNIYTRRVLSGEFVVVNKHLLKDLVELGLWDNDMKTKIISHNGSIQNINEIPANIKELYKTVWEIKQRNLIDMAADRGAFICQSQSLNLFVDTPTTGKLTSMHFYAWKKGLKTGMYYLRTQAATQAVQFTVEKQAGHQIQPVVGQSGNSVVEEEIVVGAVCTMEEGCVTCSA